A part of Citrifermentans bremense genomic DNA contains:
- a CDS encoding ABC transporter substrate binding protein — translation MKMFQRLPFLLLSCLLLSCLLFPVLAVPASSKTGAGPEALQHKKILLINSYHAGYKGSDGIIAGFSETLRKTYPAAEITIEYLDSKNYSGPEYDRRVLDTLNFKFQKKQFDLIVATDDYAFNVVEKHRDRLFGNTPVVFCGTNDFDAGRIKDRPDFSGIDETPSFADTLELIFRLHPDSRRIVVIHDDSITGTLNSASFKAAASRFQSRAAFSYLAGKRLEELIREVQQIPQGSVIVYFASFVPDEKGVRISSVEALRRISDASRAPVYGGWEFNLGYGIVGGRLVNLRQHGVAAAEMAVALLKGERLPSRLQPSPNQYMFDYTELKRFGIPVSKLPSDSIVINKPQTFLSRYGFTMMVLLSASLFLLLLLALAKLVISRNEARASEARYRGMVEAFDGLMYICSPDYRLEFMNERLIEKTGRDATGGICYEVIYGLSAPCPWCRGTDSFQGRSVQWELNLPEDDRWYQVFNTTVENVHGKGSKLAMIIDVTERKEAEEALRQAMDAAERANRAKSEFLSNMSHEIRTPMNGVFGMTQLLELTELSQEQREYVHSLKSCGKNLLRLINDILDISKIEAGMMTLESEQFSLLQSIRDVVMTQNPVAREKGLRLQVDVAPGVPDAVLGDQLRFKQILLNLLGNAVKFTEKGGVTITVSLQEQPSLPASFLIAVRDTGVGIAPGAQEEVFKPFVQEDGSTTRKYGGTGLGLSISRRLAEMMGGSISVESTPGTGSCFTVALPLTPAKTPVKAADAARQPPPLWAGRPLRLLLVEDDQTNIVFASSLFKKLGLETTVAENGRECLAHLERGDFDVVLMDIQMPVMSGEEALREIREKERATSSRQPVIALTAYSLNDDRRRFREAGFDGYLSKPLETGELIQELQRVLGAQEASHA, via the coding sequence ATGAAAATGTTCCAACGCCTCCCCTTCCTTCTGCTCTCCTGCCTGCTGCTCTCCTGTCTGCTGTTTCCGGTGCTTGCGGTACCGGCGTCCTCTAAAACCGGTGCAGGGCCGGAGGCGCTGCAGCACAAGAAGATCCTGCTGATCAACTCATATCACGCCGGGTACAAGGGGTCGGACGGCATCATCGCCGGCTTCAGCGAGACCCTCCGCAAAACCTACCCCGCCGCAGAAATCACCATCGAGTACCTTGACTCCAAGAACTACAGCGGTCCGGAGTATGACCGCCGGGTGCTGGATACACTCAACTTCAAGTTCCAGAAAAAACAGTTCGATTTAATCGTCGCCACCGACGACTATGCCTTCAACGTCGTGGAGAAGCACCGTGACCGGCTCTTCGGCAACACCCCCGTGGTCTTTTGCGGCACCAACGATTTCGACGCAGGTCGCATCAAGGACCGCCCGGACTTTTCGGGGATAGACGAGACCCCGAGCTTTGCGGACACGCTGGAGCTGATCTTCAGGCTCCACCCCGACAGCAGGCGCATCGTGGTCATCCACGACGACTCCATCACCGGAACCCTCAACAGCGCGAGCTTCAAAGCCGCGGCGAGCCGCTTCCAGTCGCGCGCCGCGTTCAGTTACCTGGCAGGGAAAAGGCTCGAAGAGCTGATTCGCGAGGTGCAGCAGATTCCCCAAGGGAGCGTGATCGTCTACTTCGCCTCCTTCGTCCCCGACGAGAAGGGCGTGCGCATCTCCAGCGTCGAGGCGCTGCGCCGCATCTCGGACGCGAGCCGCGCTCCGGTGTACGGGGGGTGGGAATTCAACCTGGGGTACGGGATCGTCGGCGGCCGGCTGGTCAACCTGCGCCAGCATGGAGTGGCCGCCGCGGAGATGGCCGTAGCCCTGCTCAAGGGGGAGCGCCTCCCGTCGCGCCTGCAGCCAAGCCCGAACCAGTACATGTTCGACTACACGGAGCTCAAGCGCTTCGGCATACCGGTCTCGAAGCTGCCGTCGGATAGCATCGTCATCAACAAGCCGCAGACCTTCCTGTCGCGCTACGGTTTCACCATGATGGTGCTCCTTTCCGCGAGCCTGTTCCTGTTGCTGCTATTGGCCCTTGCCAAGCTGGTGATCAGCCGCAACGAGGCGCGCGCCAGCGAGGCGCGCTACCGCGGCATGGTCGAGGCATTCGACGGTTTGATGTACATCTGCTCCCCGGACTACCGCCTCGAGTTCATGAACGAGCGCCTGATCGAAAAAACCGGCCGCGACGCAACCGGCGGCATCTGTTACGAGGTCATCTACGGCCTCAGCGCCCCCTGCCCCTGGTGCCGGGGGACAGACAGCTTCCAGGGCAGGAGCGTGCAGTGGGAGTTGAACCTCCCCGAAGACGACCGGTGGTATCAGGTGTTCAACACCACCGTGGAGAACGTCCACGGCAAAGGCTCGAAGCTTGCGATGATCATCGACGTGACCGAGCGCAAGGAGGCGGAGGAGGCCCTGCGCCAGGCGATGGACGCAGCCGAGAGGGCCAACCGGGCCAAGAGCGAGTTTCTCTCCAACATGAGCCATGAGATCCGCACCCCCATGAACGGGGTCTTCGGCATGACGCAACTGCTGGAACTGACCGAGCTGAGCCAGGAGCAGCGCGAATACGTGCACTCCCTGAAGAGCTGCGGCAAGAACCTGCTGAGGCTGATCAACGACATACTGGACATCTCGAAGATCGAGGCCGGGATGATGACCCTGGAGTCCGAGCAGTTCAGCCTGCTGCAAAGCATCAGGGACGTGGTCATGACCCAGAACCCTGTCGCCAGGGAAAAGGGGCTCAGGCTCCAGGTCGACGTGGCGCCGGGGGTGCCCGACGCGGTCCTTGGCGACCAGCTCCGTTTCAAGCAGATCCTCCTGAACCTTCTGGGCAACGCGGTGAAGTTCACCGAGAAGGGAGGGGTCACCATCACCGTCTCTCTGCAGGAGCAACCCTCTCTCCCCGCTTCGTTCCTGATTGCGGTGCGGGATACGGGGGTGGGGATAGCCCCCGGGGCCCAGGAGGAGGTGTTCAAGCCCTTCGTCCAGGAAGACGGCTCGACCACGCGCAAGTACGGTGGAACCGGGCTCGGGCTCAGCATCAGCCGGCGCCTGGCGGAGATGATGGGGGGGAGCATCTCCGTAGAGAGCACGCCCGGGACGGGGAGCTGCTTCACTGTGGCCCTTCCCCTCACCCCGGCGAAGACGCCGGTAAAGGCGGCAGATGCGGCGCGCCAGCCCCCTCCGCTGTGGGCGGGGCGCCCCCTGCGGCTGCTGCTCGTCGAGGACGACCAGACCAACATCGTCTTCGCCTCGTCGCTTTTCAAAAAGCTCGGCCTGGAGACCACGGTGGCCGAAAACGGCAGGGAATGCCTGGCACACCTGGAGCGGGGGGATTTCGACGTGGTGCTGATGGACATACAGATGCCGGTGATGAGCGGGGAGGAAGCGCTGCGGGAGATCCGGGAGAAGGAGCGAGCGACCTCGTCCCGTCAGCCGGTGATAGCCCTCACGGCGTACTCGCTGAACGACGACAGGAGGCGTTTCCGGGAGGCTGGTTTCGACGGCTACCTGTCGAAGCCTCTGGAGACGGGAGAGCTGATCCAGGAGTTGCAGCGGGTGCTGGGCGCCCAGGAGGCGAGCCATGCCTAG
- a CDS encoding DUF1003 domain-containing protein, producing MSKKEQERKATTEGEEAMAAVVNRNIAALLERRQAEERKKPVQERVADAITSFTGSMTFVYIHVLLFSGWILINVSWLPILRPFDPSLVILAMVASVEAIFLSTFVLISQNRMQALADRRAELNLHIDLLAEHEVTRIITLLTAIGERLGVEESRNPELEELARDVQPEKVLDTMDQVEQETAEKAPLGTEEEK from the coding sequence ATGAGCAAGAAGGAACAAGAGCGCAAGGCGACGACGGAGGGGGAAGAGGCGATGGCCGCCGTGGTGAACCGCAACATCGCCGCGCTGCTGGAGAGGCGCCAGGCCGAGGAGCGGAAAAAGCCCGTGCAGGAGCGGGTCGCCGATGCCATAACCTCTTTCACCGGAAGCATGACCTTCGTCTATATCCACGTGCTCCTGTTCAGCGGTTGGATTCTGATCAACGTGTCGTGGCTCCCCATTTTGCGTCCCTTCGACCCATCGCTCGTCATCCTCGCCATGGTGGCCTCGGTCGAGGCGATCTTTCTCTCCACCTTCGTTCTCATCAGCCAGAACCGGATGCAGGCATTGGCCGACCGGCGCGCGGAACTGAACCTCCACATAGATCTGCTGGCTGAGCACGAGGTGACCAGGATCATCACCCTTTTGACCGCCATCGGGGAGCGCCTTGGGGTGGAGGAGTCGAGGAACCCGGAGCTGGAGGAGCTTGCCAGGGACGTGCAGCCGGAAAAGGTCCTCGACACCATGGACCAGGTGGAGCAGGAGACGGCGGAAAAGGCGCCGCTTGGCACGGAAGAAGAAAAATGA
- a CDS encoding ABC transporter ATP-binding protein, with product MGYTHRGACEPALSGISCSVGQGEFVALTGNSGSGKSTLLLALAGLLQEGSLDGSVSLFIASDAAAMRREVGIVFQNPEAQMLCDTVAEEVAFGPENLCLPPDEVALRVKKALRAVLLEGEEGRSTERFSAGQKQRLCIASVLSMQPSLLLLDEPSAQLDVRGKLELYATLSELKRKGHTIIMAEHDPRPFASLIDRYLTLDRGKLVGDGTSPPAPVHYRPKSWLLPYCTSLYGTRPILDVSGLSLSYPETGEVLKGVDLRVNRGQRVHLFGGNGAGKSSFLRCLAGTLRPDGGNVRIAGMQNPRAGTLTGKVGMLFQNPTRQLFTESVWHEVAFTMQRLGWDREEIDRIVAETLSFCGIAHLAQRAPLTLSYGEQHRVALAAAMAPRPSLLLLDEPFAGLDFPQRLSLLSILGRMPVRYDTTVLIASHDGLPDPRWADCSFVLEGGTIAAK from the coding sequence CTGGGCTACACCCACCGGGGGGCTTGCGAACCGGCACTGTCGGGAATTTCCTGCAGCGTAGGCCAGGGTGAGTTCGTGGCCCTTACCGGCAACTCCGGAAGCGGCAAGAGCACCCTTTTGCTCGCCCTAGCCGGGCTCTTGCAGGAAGGCTCACTCGATGGGAGCGTCTCCCTTTTCATCGCTTCGGATGCCGCAGCCATGCGCCGGGAGGTCGGCATCGTCTTCCAGAACCCGGAAGCGCAGATGCTTTGCGACACTGTGGCGGAAGAGGTGGCTTTCGGGCCGGAGAACCTCTGCCTGCCGCCGGACGAGGTGGCCTTGCGGGTGAAGAAGGCGCTGCGGGCGGTACTTTTGGAAGGTGAGGAGGGGCGCAGCACGGAGCGGTTTTCCGCGGGGCAAAAACAGCGGCTTTGCATCGCCTCGGTGCTCTCGATGCAACCCTCGCTGCTGCTTCTGGACGAGCCGAGCGCCCAGCTCGATGTCCGGGGAAAGCTGGAGCTTTACGCCACCCTGTCGGAATTGAAGCGGAAAGGGCACACCATCATAATGGCGGAACACGACCCGCGTCCTTTCGCTTCCCTCATCGACCGGTACCTGACTCTGGACCGCGGCAAGCTGGTGGGCGACGGAACCTCACCCCCCGCCCCGGTACACTACCGGCCGAAGTCATGGCTGCTCCCCTACTGCACCTCCCTTTACGGGACAAGGCCCATACTCGACGTTTCCGGGCTCTCGCTCTCCTACCCGGAAACCGGGGAGGTGCTCAAGGGGGTGGATCTCAGGGTAAACCGCGGCCAGCGGGTGCACCTTTTCGGCGGCAACGGCGCCGGCAAGTCGAGCTTTTTGCGCTGCCTGGCCGGAACGCTTCGCCCCGACGGCGGCAACGTCCGGATCGCCGGGATGCAGAACCCCCGTGCCGGAACGCTAACCGGGAAGGTGGGGATGCTGTTCCAGAACCCGACGCGCCAGCTCTTCACCGAGAGCGTCTGGCACGAGGTCGCCTTCACCATGCAGCGGCTGGGGTGGGACCGTGAGGAGATCGACCGCATCGTCGCCGAGACCCTCTCCTTCTGCGGCATCGCGCACCTGGCGCAGCGGGCCCCTCTTACCCTCTCCTATGGAGAACAGCACCGCGTCGCCCTCGCCGCGGCGATGGCGCCGCGCCCGTCGCTGCTTTTATTGGACGAACCGTTTGCCGGGCTCGATTTCCCGCAGCGCCTGAGCCTCCTCTCGATCCTGGGGAGGATGCCGGTCAGGTACGACACCACCGTCCTGATCGCCTCTCATGACGGGCTCCCCGACCCGCGCTGGGCCGACTGCAGCTTCGTGCTGGAAGGGGGGACGATTGCCGCAAAGTAA
- a CDS encoding energy-coupling factor transporter transmembrane component T family protein — protein MPQSNANPRRSLRSCDYACQFTCHDSAVHRMGAGWKIVLGMVLSFLAAGVRAPGMLALLVAATLIYYFAARLTLGDLWRDIRLFAFQAALVIPLYCLLEGPAKGLWPGVRISSQIILFYLPGAVFLRTTRTVDAMKGLRRVVPYRLSFLVFVSIRFVPLFLRELEEIMVAQQLRGARLAPRQLADPRNWPDLFHCLLLPLMVRALRMADEVSRSAEARAFGLKRERTFLDTSRLHEPLPPEPAAPLVPAGSAAGEHEPYRRKIA, from the coding sequence TTGCCGCAAAGTAACGCCAACCCACGCAGGTCGCTTAGAAGCTGTGACTACGCCTGCCAGTTCACCTGCCACGACTCGGCGGTACACCGGATGGGGGCGGGGTGGAAGATCGTGCTGGGGATGGTGCTGAGCTTCCTTGCCGCCGGGGTACGTGCCCCGGGGATGCTGGCCCTTCTGGTCGCGGCGACCCTGATCTACTACTTCGCCGCCCGCCTGACCCTGGGGGATTTGTGGCGCGACATCCGCCTGTTCGCCTTTCAGGCGGCGCTGGTGATCCCGCTTTACTGCCTGCTCGAAGGGCCCGCTAAGGGGCTTTGGCCCGGGGTGAGGATCTCTTCCCAGATCATCCTCTTCTACCTCCCCGGCGCCGTTTTCCTGCGTACCACCCGCACGGTCGACGCCATGAAGGGGCTGCGCAGGGTGGTCCCCTACCGGCTCTCCTTCCTGGTGTTCGTCAGCATCAGGTTCGTGCCGCTTTTTTTGCGCGAGCTGGAGGAGATCATGGTGGCCCAGCAGTTGCGCGGCGCGCGCCTTGCGCCGCGCCAGCTTGCCGACCCGCGCAACTGGCCCGACCTGTTCCACTGCCTGCTGCTCCCTCTCATGGTGCGGGCGTTGAGGATGGCGGACGAAGTCTCCCGTTCAGCCGAGGCGCGCGCTTTCGGGTTGAAGCGGGAAAGGACTTTTCTCGACACATCGAGGCTCCACGAGCCTTTGCCACCGGAGCCCGCAGCACCCCTCGTCCCGGCAGGGAGCGCTGCCGGGGAACACGAACCTTACAGGAGAAAAATCGCATGA
- a CDS encoding energy transducer TonB gives MARLRPALVFSLLLHLALAGLVAGLLRRQPPRGQAPADPVVAYLDLRGDKQVESGAAPSRPAAPIAAAQPARHPLLLPAAENKGTAPRPAAATVPVPPAAVSPPPSVAAHTGRAAAETRQTSSGGEGAAGARANADNRGALLPQAGMERQSRGQAVAGSEPGGERRGAYLALVKKLIEARKEYPLAARKSGIEGSCQRRFRLGRDGALKRVETSSSCGHPFLDAAATRAITAVGSFPPPPEGIGGDEPFSVTITFTLARGDTKSFR, from the coding sequence ATGGCACGGCTTCGCCCCGCACTGGTCTTTTCGCTGCTGCTGCACTTGGCCCTGGCGGGTCTGGTGGCGGGCCTGTTACGCCGGCAGCCGCCCCGCGGCCAGGCGCCAGCCGACCCGGTGGTTGCCTACCTCGACCTTCGCGGGGACAAACAGGTGGAAAGCGGGGCAGCGCCGAGCCGGCCGGCGGCACCAATAGCCGCGGCGCAACCGGCTCGACATCCGCTACTTCTGCCGGCGGCGGAAAATAAGGGAACTGCGCCGCGCCCGGCTGCAGCGACCGTGCCGGTTCCCCCTGCGGCAGTTTCTCCTCCCCCCTCTGTGGCCGCCCACACCGGGCGTGCCGCCGCGGAAACGAGGCAAACATCGAGCGGGGGGGAGGGGGCGGCGGGAGCCCGGGCGAATGCCGACAACAGGGGAGCCTTATTGCCGCAGGCCGGGATGGAGCGGCAGTCCAGGGGACAAGCCGTCGCCGGCTCCGAACCAGGGGGTGAGCGGCGCGGCGCCTACCTGGCCCTGGTGAAAAAGCTGATCGAGGCCCGCAAGGAGTACCCTCTCGCGGCGCGCAAATCCGGAATCGAGGGGAGCTGCCAGCGCCGGTTCCGGCTGGGGCGGGACGGTGCCTTGAAGCGGGTCGAAACATCCAGTTCCTGCGGTCACCCCTTCCTGGATGCGGCGGCGACAAGGGCCATCACCGCTGTGGGGAGTTTTCCCCCTCCGCCGGAGGGGATCGGGGGGGACGAACCTTTCAGCGTCACCATCACCTTCACCCTAGCCAGGGGTGACACGAAGAGTTTTCGTTAG
- a CDS encoding fibronectin type III domain-containing protein — protein MKQRRIFSALLPAVLLALFIFALAGCGGGSASTSTPPPAKVAGVAATSGDGQASLTWDAAGDAVSYNVYYSASAGVTAATGTKVAGAASGGTISGLQNGTTYYFVVTGVNAAGESVLSDEKPVTPLPPLPAKVLGFNPVGSDGEVILTWTADPAATSYNVYWSTTAGTAATSGNKLANFTSGQALTGLTNGQTYYFVVKAENLAGEGPASNEKPATPAAALQPPVSPNNVVLTAGVGQVTVSWAEPSLADSYNVYYLLSPTQPTTATVIGTGTKLTSTNSPLVVQGLTTGANYWFSVTAVNAAGVSGGQTNPKKAVPL, from the coding sequence ATGAAACAAAGAAGGATATTCTCGGCCTTGTTGCCGGCCGTGCTGCTGGCGCTGTTCATCTTTGCCCTTGCCGGATGCGGCGGCGGGAGCGCGTCCACCTCTACGCCGCCCCCCGCCAAGGTCGCCGGGGTCGCCGCCACCTCCGGCGACGGTCAGGCAAGCCTTACCTGGGACGCCGCAGGGGATGCGGTTTCTTACAACGTCTACTACTCGGCCAGCGCCGGCGTCACCGCGGCCACCGGGACCAAGGTTGCCGGGGCCGCCAGCGGCGGGACCATCTCCGGTCTCCAAAACGGCACCACGTATTACTTCGTGGTCACCGGGGTCAACGCCGCAGGCGAGAGCGTGCTGTCGGACGAAAAGCCGGTGACCCCCTTGCCACCGCTGCCCGCGAAGGTGCTGGGCTTCAACCCCGTCGGCAGCGACGGCGAGGTCATCCTTACCTGGACCGCGGATCCCGCTGCCACCTCCTACAACGTCTACTGGAGCACCACCGCAGGAACCGCAGCGACCAGCGGCAACAAGCTCGCCAATTTCACCAGCGGCCAGGCGCTTACCGGGCTCACCAACGGGCAGACCTATTATTTCGTGGTCAAGGCCGAGAACCTTGCCGGTGAGGGGCCGGCCTCGAACGAGAAACCGGCCACTCCGGCGGCCGCTCTTCAGCCTCCGGTGAGCCCGAACAACGTCGTGCTGACCGCCGGGGTCGGCCAGGTCACCGTTTCCTGGGCGGAGCCTTCCCTTGCCGATTCGTACAACGTCTATTACCTGTTGTCCCCCACCCAGCCGACTACCGCGACCGTGATCGGCACCGGCACCAAGCTCACCAGCACCAACTCGCCGCTGGTGGTCCAGGGGCTGACCACCGGCGCCAACTATTGGTTCAGCGTCACGGCGGTGAACGCCGCCGGAGTGAGCGGCGGGCAGACGAACCCGAAGAAGGCAGTCCCCCTGTAA
- a CDS encoding TonB-dependent receptor, which yields MNSKTAASFLAGALFLLAQHAPSVQAEELSGIYTLGEVVVSGGGAEQGVQATETVHTVSSEEIRASGAKTLDEAIRLLPGVNVRTGAEGVPRIDIRGFRTRHVLLLLDGVPMNSSFDMQFDPTSIPTENIAQIKLTPGSSSVLYGQGGLGGVINIITRKGRPGVQGALAAETGDREPFVAKGTVSAATERWNYFLSGSASRVDGFPLSGQFPGGPEQGSGYRKNSDRERSNLLGSIGFTPTMDLALGVTVNYSTGSYGKPASSISDPNDPFASPPKYARVQDYSGLYLQLAAEYAASEQFTIRGWAFTNRHDEELNQYDNGNLNSFQTDGSFREQVQTQVTGATLQPRYSFGTAGGLTLSLSAEGDRWENSGELTVNPVLGGTATFTPLSAQRSLSLYSASLEYEVAPLPGLGLVAGYGHYWQQRSEENRDDFSLLAGASYDVSEQTRLKAAFKRNVRFPSLGDLYDLSKGNDSLQVERSKSYEAGVERELPAHSKLSLTGFYTRAENLIQNDQAAGKNMNLSEVRFAGGEAAASTNCVPGLLLRASYAYLHSEDKSRQGRDQVQYTPRDKATLEANYEFGAGYAAYLSLLHVANQYFYTKDSVAVVQKAKLDDYTVVNLKLSRRVLQQRVTLYLGANNLFDQNYETSYGFPQAGRFIYGGFEYRL from the coding sequence ATGAATTCGAAGACAGCAGCGTCCTTTCTGGCCGGCGCGCTTTTTCTCCTGGCGCAGCATGCGCCGTCGGTGCAGGCGGAGGAGCTTTCCGGGATCTACACCCTCGGCGAGGTGGTGGTTTCCGGGGGCGGCGCGGAACAAGGGGTGCAGGCAACCGAGACGGTGCACACGGTAAGCTCGGAGGAGATCCGGGCCAGCGGCGCGAAGACGCTTGACGAGGCGATACGCCTCCTTCCCGGCGTCAACGTCAGGACCGGAGCCGAGGGGGTGCCGCGCATCGACATCCGAGGCTTCCGTACCCGGCACGTTCTTCTGCTTTTGGACGGGGTCCCTATGAACTCCTCGTTCGACATGCAGTTCGATCCCACCAGCATCCCCACGGAAAACATCGCCCAGATCAAGCTGACCCCCGGGTCAAGCTCGGTCCTTTACGGGCAGGGGGGGCTGGGCGGGGTCATCAACATCATCACCCGCAAGGGGCGCCCCGGCGTGCAGGGGGCGCTGGCCGCAGAAACCGGCGACCGCGAGCCGTTCGTGGCGAAGGGGACTGTTTCCGCGGCTACGGAGCGGTGGAACTATTTCCTGAGCGGCAGCGCCTCCCGTGTGGACGGGTTCCCCCTTTCCGGACAATTCCCAGGGGGGCCCGAGCAAGGGAGCGGCTACCGCAAAAACAGCGACAGGGAGAGGAGCAACCTCCTCGGGAGCATCGGTTTCACACCGACGATGGATCTCGCGCTGGGGGTGACGGTCAACTACTCCACGGGGAGCTACGGTAAACCGGCCAGCAGCATCAGCGACCCCAACGATCCCTTCGCATCTCCCCCCAAATACGCGCGGGTGCAGGATTACTCCGGGCTCTACCTGCAGTTGGCGGCGGAGTATGCGGCGAGCGAGCAGTTCACCATCCGGGGGTGGGCCTTCACCAATCGCCACGACGAAGAGTTGAACCAGTACGACAACGGCAACCTCAATTCCTTCCAGACCGACGGCTCCTTCAGGGAACAGGTGCAGACGCAGGTGACGGGAGCGACCCTGCAGCCCAGGTACTCATTCGGTACAGCGGGGGGGCTCACCCTTTCCCTGAGCGCCGAAGGGGACCGCTGGGAAAACAGCGGCGAGCTCACCGTCAACCCGGTACTCGGCGGGACCGCCACCTTCACCCCGCTGTCGGCACAACGGTCGCTGTCGCTTTATAGCGCTTCCCTCGAGTACGAGGTCGCTCCGCTTCCGGGGCTGGGATTGGTGGCCGGCTACGGCCATTACTGGCAGCAAAGAAGCGAGGAGAACCGGGACGATTTCAGCCTCCTGGCCGGCGCCAGCTACGACGTCTCCGAACAGACCAGGCTCAAGGCCGCATTCAAGCGCAACGTTCGCTTCCCTTCCCTTGGGGATCTCTACGATCTCTCCAAGGGCAACGACTCTTTGCAGGTGGAGCGTTCCAAGAGCTACGAGGCGGGGGTGGAGCGAGAACTCCCGGCCCATAGCAAGTTGTCCCTCACCGGTTTCTACACACGGGCGGAGAACCTGATCCAGAACGACCAGGCGGCTGGGAAGAACATGAACCTCTCCGAGGTGCGCTTTGCCGGGGGCGAGGCGGCTGCGTCCACGAACTGCGTCCCGGGGCTCTTGCTGCGCGCAAGCTACGCCTACCTCCACTCTGAGGACAAATCGCGCCAGGGGAGGGACCAGGTTCAGTACACCCCGAGGGACAAGGCGACCCTGGAGGCCAATTATGAGTTCGGCGCCGGTTACGCTGCATACCTGTCGCTGCTGCATGTAGCCAACCAGTACTTCTACACCAAGGACAGCGTCGCCGTGGTGCAAAAGGCGAAACTCGACGACTACACGGTGGTCAACCTGAAGCTGAGCCGGCGGGTGCTGCAGCAGCGGGTGACCTTGTACCTGGGAGCCAACAACCTGTTCGACCAGAATTACGAGACGAGCTACGGCTTCCCGCAGGCCGGCCGCTTCATCTACGGCGGATTCGAGTACCGTCTCTAG
- a CDS encoding fibronectin type III domain-containing protein codes for MMAKVGNPFLIFILLLMALSLSACGGSPWRYDAGVPAKPAGLVAVAQDGAVALSWAPAVGATTYNVYYATAPGVSAGTAQKMAGVSGTSVVLPGLLNNTRYYLAVSAVNAKGEGAFSDEASATPVPGAFRQSDLEGSWRFQALVTGAGARWMRGVASIDVAGSVTVASYLDSNGSSAAPAELFTAMTMHPDGTVSQNGAAAGFHGVLSAGVFKDLLVATAPLAGSSGMLVILQKSVPGITYSPADVKGTGRLAAGPLPYVYHQLSGGGLKEWEYASCQVGQDQGVTYLSIKGPTPRELPGGGSKVLGLSITPDGIVSEAPYPGVVPQPAALITHGVMSADKMTVVATATDSGGRPLLRIMQLVHPPSVSLAASYYLLSGLTGDYGCHELDGGAPGWSYGGAAVDALGGMSFSNFRDAGGASTAPAGFTVSLDQQGGMTTVSDPSYNGQLSYFKELAVSTRTAADGGSRLSVALRRAP; via the coding sequence ATGATGGCTAAAGTGGGCAACCCTTTCTTGATCTTCATCCTGCTGCTAATGGCTTTGTCACTGTCGGCCTGCGGCGGCTCGCCATGGCGCTACGACGCAGGCGTTCCCGCCAAGCCCGCTGGTCTCGTCGCCGTGGCGCAGGACGGGGCGGTCGCGCTCAGCTGGGCTCCGGCTGTCGGCGCCACCACATATAACGTCTACTATGCCACTGCTCCAGGTGTCTCAGCAGGGACTGCACAGAAAATGGCCGGAGTCTCCGGCACTTCCGTTGTCCTTCCGGGGCTGCTCAACAACACCCGCTACTACCTGGCCGTAAGCGCAGTCAACGCCAAAGGAGAGGGGGCTTTTTCCGATGAGGCATCCGCCACACCGGTGCCCGGGGCCTTTCGCCAGTCGGACCTCGAGGGAAGCTGGCGCTTCCAGGCGCTGGTAACCGGCGCCGGGGCCAGGTGGATGCGCGGTGTAGCCTCCATCGACGTCGCAGGCTCGGTGACGGTTGCCTCGTATCTTGACAGTAACGGCAGCAGCGCGGCGCCTGCCGAACTCTTCACCGCCATGACCATGCATCCCGACGGCACGGTCTCGCAAAACGGCGCCGCCGCAGGGTTCCATGGCGTCCTCTCTGCCGGCGTCTTCAAGGACCTGCTGGTGGCAACGGCGCCGCTTGCGGGAAGTTCGGGGATGCTGGTGATCCTGCAAAAGAGCGTACCGGGAATAACCTACAGCCCGGCTGACGTAAAGGGGACGGGACGGCTGGCGGCGGGGCCTCTGCCCTACGTGTACCATCAGCTGTCCGGCGGCGGGCTCAAGGAGTGGGAGTACGCGAGCTGCCAGGTGGGCCAGGACCAGGGGGTGACCTATCTTTCCATCAAGGGGCCTACCCCGCGGGAGCTGCCCGGCGGGGGGAGCAAGGTGCTCGGGCTTTCCATAACCCCAGATGGGATCGTCAGCGAGGCTCCTTACCCGGGAGTGGTGCCGCAACCTGCTGCGCTCATCACCCATGGCGTGATGTCGGCGGACAAGATGACCGTTGTCGCAACGGCGACCGACAGCGGGGGGAGGCCACTTCTCAGGATCATGCAACTCGTGCATCCCCCTTCCGTGTCGCTTGCCGCCTCATACTATCTTCTTTCCGGGTTGACGGGGGATTACGGCTGCCATGAGCTGGACGGGGGTGCCCCCGGCTGGAGTTACGGCGGGGCGGCGGTGGACGCCTTGGGAGGGATGAGTTTCAGTAACTTCCGCGATGCAGGGGGCGCTAGCACGGCACCCGCCGGCTTTACCGTTTCTCTGGATCAGCAAGGGGGGATGACGACCGTTTCAGATCCGAGCTACAACGGGCAGCTCTCCTACTTTAAGGAACTGGCGGTTTCCACCCGGACCGCGGCCGATGGCGGGAGCCGTCTATCCGTCGCCCTGAGGCGTGCGCCATGA